A single window of Archangium gephyra DNA harbors:
- a CDS encoding DUF2380 domain-containing protein, with protein sequence MTSIPRALRSLTDQPGNAPAVAALALLLLLPTGCASLTPLPGRGMNLRYTHGEADAPSWAGNPRQNASAVVGPDRAEALAGTSALPAHLAFRGALGEVSSTLRHLSSELSRLEKSHWGIAGKGAGLFVPHIEYGQHQLRWMETELATATRLAHTASEVEGEEMQLALLRMAGPRLEAAMLGSLLLAAWVDVLHLLDVAFKHGYNALETLFVEMDRWQKMLEPAMTALASQEPGQVEAAAHDMPALMGHLSGEFNTTAQRLHSGLRNTQKLTALAQLVEMVTMVSAMKFSLPRLGPSAPVTLGVGMVMGGDGVMMGTRIVVSAEWVEMMRRLVRAGVISLPAVSAAVRIQAGQVLMAEARNELPRGVREALGDGPEVRGMRVTGRTGAGMAEPPQHHVLPKEFREWFEKRGFNGDMSIDQFCVKLEQAHHQAIHGGGDWKLGRLWPGEWNRMIMEALRKAESKVGRMLTRNEVLEIVAERMEEYSIPMNFIRWRGR encoded by the coding sequence ATGACGTCCATACCGCGGGCCCTGCGCTCCCTGACGGACCAGCCCGGCAACGCACCCGCTGTGGCGGCACTGGCGCTGCTGCTCCTGCTGCCCACCGGCTGCGCCTCGCTGACGCCACTGCCTGGCAGAGGGATGAACCTGCGCTACACGCACGGCGAGGCCGACGCGCCCTCGTGGGCCGGGAACCCTCGCCAGAACGCGAGCGCCGTGGTGGGCCCTGACCGTGCGGAGGCGCTTGCGGGGACAAGCGCCCTGCCGGCCCACCTGGCGTTTCGCGGTGCGCTGGGCGAGGTGTCCAGCACCCTCCGGCACCTGTCCAGTGAGCTCTCCAGGCTGGAGAAGAGCCACTGGGGTATCGCCGGAAAGGGCGCTGGGCTCTTCGTGCCCCATATCGAATATGGCCAGCACCAGCTGCGGTGGATGGAAACCGAGCTCGCCACCGCCACCCGGCTGGCCCACACGGCCTCGGAGGTGGAAGGGGAGGAGATGCAGCTGGCCCTGCTGCGCATGGCGGGCCCCCGGCTCGAGGCGGCCATGCTGGGCTCGCTGCTGCTGGCGGCCTGGGTGGACGTCCTCCACCTGCTCGATGTGGCGTTCAAGCACGGCTACAACGCGTTGGAGACGCTGTTCGTGGAGATGGACCGCTGGCAGAAGATGTTGGAGCCAGCCATGACGGCCCTGGCCTCCCAAGAGCCAGGACAGGTGGAGGCAGCGGCTCACGACATGCCCGCGCTGATGGGCCATCTGTCCGGCGAGTTCAACACGACAGCGCAGCGCCTCCACTCGGGACTGAGGAATACCCAGAAGCTGACGGCGCTGGCGCAGCTCGTGGAGATGGTGACGATGGTGTCGGCGATGAAGTTCTCGCTGCCTCGGCTGGGACCGTCGGCCCCCGTGACACTGGGGGTGGGCATGGTGATGGGCGGCGACGGGGTGATGATGGGCACGCGCATCGTCGTCTCCGCCGAGTGGGTGGAGATGATGCGGCGGCTGGTGCGGGCAGGCGTCATCTCGCTGCCGGCCGTGAGCGCGGCGGTGCGGATTCAGGCCGGACAGGTGTTGATGGCCGAAGCGCGCAACGAGCTACCGCGCGGCGTGCGCGAGGCGCTGGGAGACGGCCCCGAGGTACGGGGCATGCGGGTGACGGGTAGAACGGGGGCAGGCATGGCCGAGCCACCCCAGCATCACGTGCTGCCCAAGGAGTTCCGCGAGTGGTTCGAGAAGCGTGGCTTCAACGGCGACATGAGCATCGACCAGTTCTGCGTCAAGCTGGAGCAGGCACACCACCAGGCAATACACGGCGGTGGCGATTGGAAGCTGGGGCGCTTATGGCCCGGTGAATGGAACCGGATGATCATGGAGGCGCTGCGTAAAGCCGAGTCCAAGGTGGGCCGGATGTTGACGCGAAACGAGGTTCTGGAGATCGTCGCGGAGCGTATGGAGGAATACAGCATTCCGATGAACTTCATTCGCTGGAGAGGGCGATGA
- a CDS encoding WbuC family cupin fold metalloprotein, with amino-acid sequence MSASYRRALDAPAGELVVLSRSLVEEVTEASRTSPRRRIIQPFHKSDAEVLHRMFNVIQPDSYVRPHRHLEPPKAEAWILLRGALAFFTFEDDGRVRDCLSLEAGGEHFGVDLAPGIFHGLVALAPDTVIYEVKNGPYAPANDKAFASWAPAEGTPEAPAYLESLREEFRRRFPERR; translated from the coding sequence GGGAGCTGGTGGTCCTCTCGCGTTCGCTGGTGGAGGAGGTGACGGAGGCCTCGCGGACGAGTCCCCGCCGGCGCATCATCCAACCGTTCCACAAGAGCGACGCGGAGGTGTTGCACCGGATGTTCAACGTCATCCAGCCGGACAGCTACGTGCGGCCGCACCGGCACCTGGAGCCGCCCAAGGCCGAGGCGTGGATACTGCTGCGGGGGGCGCTGGCCTTCTTCACCTTCGAGGACGATGGGCGCGTGCGAGACTGTCTGTCATTGGAGGCGGGGGGAGAGCACTTCGGGGTGGACCTGGCTCCGGGCATCTTCCACGGGCTCGTGGCCCTGGCGCCGGACACCGTCATCTACGAGGTGAAGAACGGGCCGTACGCACCGGCCAATGACAAGGCCTTCGCTTCCTGGGCGCCCGCCGAGGGCACGCCGGAGGCCCCGGCCTACCTCGAGTCCCTGCGCGAGGAGTTCCGGCGGAGGTTTCCGGAGCGCCGGTGA